The window GCGTGAGCGAAAGTTCCGGTTTCGCATCGGGACCCACCGGCCGGTAGATGTGAAACCAGGTGTACATCACCCCCATTTCGATCAGCCGGTCGAGCCATTTTTCGCTGAGGAGATCGAAATTCGTCTGACACAGACTCGTGCAGACGCCGGCCATCACTTTGTGCTTCAGGCAGTTCTGCAGCCCTTGCATCGTCTGGCTGTAGACGTGATCACGGCCGCGGCGTTCGTCGCTGACGATCTCGTTCCCCTCGACGCTGATCAGCGGCGTGACGTTGCCGCAGCGGCGGAGTTCCCGGGCCACTTCATCGGTGATGAAATGGCCGTTGGTGAAGACTTGGAAATAACAGTCCGGATGATTTTTGAAGATCTGCAGCACTTCGGGATGCATGAACGGCTCGCCGCCGAGGATGCCGAAGAACGAATTCCCCATCGCCTTGGCTTCGCGGATCAGCCGGTCCATGGCCGCGACTTCGATCTTCGATTGCTTGGCTGCAACGTCGACCCAGCAACCCTGACAACGGAGATTGCAGCTGTTGATAACCGACACGTAGAGGAACGGCGGAAAGAACTCGCCTCGTTTGAGGCGAGCTTTGTGCTTCTGGACGGACCACACGCCCTTCGCGCCGAAGTTCCAGGCGAGTTTCCAGAGAAGTCGTTTGTCGGTCTCGCGCAGCAACCGCCACGCCATACGAAAGTACATTACTATTGCTCAAATTGCGGTTTGGTCGCGGGTAGCGAGCCTATCGTGCGCAGGTTCATTCTATTCGGAATGACGACAGCGCGACACTGCTGCGGCGGCGGTTTCGACGGAGGTTGGCATGGCGTTGCGGAAACGAGGCAAGTACTGGTACGGTGAATCGCAAGCAGATATTCGCGACGAACTGGTCCGGGTCGGCAAGTTGAATGACGAGATCCCGACGCACTTTCAAGACGTACGCTGCAGTTGCGGCGCGAATCTATTTCGACTGAAGATGGACGACGAGCAGGGCGTCGCCGTGCGGACCTGTGGAACTTGTCAGGCCGAACACCCAATCGGCGACAGCGCGGAGTATTTACCCGGGGCCGATCTGCAGGAGAGTTGCTGCGTTTGCGACGCGGAACTTTTCGAACTCACCGTGGGTGTTTCGCTGTATCCAGATTCGAACGATGTCTGTTGGGTTTACATCGGCTGCCGCTGTCCCGCTTGCGGCGTGACGGGTAATTACGGCGATTGGTCGAGCGAGGCGGGGGATGTTGGTGAGTATTTGAAGCAGGTTTAATCGTTCGCGATTCCCGCGATTGCGGGTAGCAGACCAGTGAGCGCCCCACCGGGACGAGCCCGGCGGTCGCGGACTTCGTGCTAGCGCGAACGGTTTCCTTCTGCCAAAAATTCACGGACCTAAGTTGTCCAGCGCGGCTGTCTAATTGAGCAAGCGCCGAGTGTGGCGAACTTGTAATTCATTCAGCTCTCGGGTGGGTCCAGCAAGGCCGTGAGTAAGTCTCTGCTGCGCGCGTGACAACCAACGAGAATTAGGGTCTAGAAGTTGGCAGGTTGTGTCTGGCAGTTAGCGAGGTGTTGTATGACCTGTTGTGAAAAGGTTGTGAACCGTTATCGCAAAACTGCCAGTGTGTTGCACGCAAGTGTTTGCCGGGCCATGAGTTGTTGCGAGATTTCGCGGCAGCGAGCTCGCGCACAAAGTGTTGTTAAGATTTTGACCTCATTTTGCACAACACTCATGGTAGCAACGAGTTGCGGACAAACCAAAACAGCAACAACTGTTGTAAAGTTGTCGACCGATGCTGGCGTTGGACAGGCGAATGGGCAACCGCTCGTCAGCCAACAGAATCTGTCCATGGTGCCCGAACACTTTGCCTTGCCTCTCCGTATTTCCAGGGAGACACAGTTCCTGGTGACGGCATTGCTGCTGTCACGCATCGCTGGCGACAAAACGGACCATGTTTTACCGGTGGAATCGCCAATACCGGAAAATACGTTTCGATCCAACGCTCGGGCCGAAGATTCCGTTTCGTTGCAGCCGATGCAAGCTTTATCTATAAGGAACTGTGTCGTTAGAGTGGATAATTTCGCTGCCAGCACTGCTTTGTCGCAGCATCTCACTGCGTCATCGCAGCAGAAATAGTGGCTCGCCCCGAGCGGCATCAGAAAGGTTTGTATGTCGAAAGAACGTTCGCGGTCGATTCAATCCAAGCGGCTCGTTGTGGAACGCCTCGAAGATCGCTCCCTCATGGCCGGTAACGTGACGGCTGCGGTGAGTGGCGGTGTGCTCGTGATCACGGGCGACACGGCAGATAACGGCATCACGGTCGACTATATCGCGTCGAATAACACCTACCAGGTGACCGGCACGACTCCGACCGGCGGCACGGCAACGACGATCAACAGCCTCGATACGAGCGTCCCGGCCAACGCCCAGATTTTCAGCGGCGTGACGAAGGGCGTGACCGTGAACGCGGGCGCTGGCAACGACAACCTGGTGTTCGGCGCCGCGACGTCGACCACGTTCAAGGTGGTCGGCAATCTCGAAATCGACATGGGCCTCGGCAACGACACGGTCGCGATCGGTCGCAACGGCAATGCAGCCGGCGGCGCAACGCCAGTTGAAAACGAAATGAACATCAGCAAAGCGCTGGTGGTGAAACTGGGCGGCGGCGGCGACACGCTCGATATCACGAACACTACGGTCGGCGGCAACATGGTCATTCACGCCGATCCGGCGAGCGGCCCGACCACGACGCACGGCGCCGATACGGTTCGCTTCCCGACCACGTTCACGCCGACTGGCGGCACGCTGCAGACTTTCCCGGTGACGGTGGCTGGCAAAACGACGGTGATCCTGGGCGCCGGGGCCGATACGTTCAATGCGTTGAACCTGACCTCGCGGAAGGGCATGCTGATTCAAGATCAAGCCGGCAATCTGAACTTTGATCTCGTCAACGGCACGGTTGGCGGCGAGTTCAAAATGGTGAAGAATGGCGGCACGGCCAACGACATCGACATTCGCAATCTCAACACCGGCACGATGCGGATGAGCACCGGCAACGGTGTCGATACGATCGCGATTCGCGACTCGATCTTCGCCCGCATGTACATCGAAACCGCTGCTGGCCGCGATCAAATCACCATCGGCAATACCCGCGTGACCAAGCTCGGTTTGATCGACGGTGCTCGCGACAAAGCACGCCTGACTCAAGAAGCCGGCAACGTGCTGCGTGGCGTGGTGAAGGTCCGCACGTTTACGTAAGAACGAACGCGATCATGTAGCACGGGACGAACAAATAGTTCGTCCTGTGGGCAGACGAATCTACTGCGCCGCTTCGCCGCCATCGATGGTCGCTTGAGCGCGGTAGAGGCCGAGCGCCACGCTGTCTTGCAGAAAGCGCACGCTGCCGTCGCAATAGACAAACTGCACGCCGCCCGGATGCTTCGACCGAAAGCCGTTGTGGCCGGTCCAGTCATCGGCGGCGTAAGGCGTGCCATCGGGCCGCTTGGCATTCGGCGGCAGAGCTGCCGTGGCGTTGGCTTCGACGGGATGCCCCCAGGAATACCCCAGCCCATAACCGGGCGATGAGTTTGTTGCCCGCGTCTCATGCCAGACGTCTTCACCAGCGAGCATCGTCATGCTCGTGCCATCCTTGATCGCGGCCAGTCCCTTCGGCAACTGCCAATCCATGGGATAGAGCACGCCGTCTCCCTTCCACCACGGCTCGCAATCGCCGCCGATCGAACTGCCGTTGGCCCAATCGCCCCAGCAAAAATTGGCGCCCTGCACACCTTTGTAATTGGTCAGCCCGGTCTTGAGGCCGCGGAGATAGCGGGTCTTTTCGAAGAACGTTTTGATCCGCGCGATGTCATCGCTGGGGCAATGAAAAACAGCGATCGAAGAATCGAGGACGGTCGTTTGATTCAACTGCTGGTTCGGAATGTCTCCCTGGTTCGCGAGGTTCGACTGCTCGAGAAACGGCAGGATTGCTGACAACCAACTCCACGACTTGCTGTTTTCATAAGGCCCGCCGAACGCCGTCGAGTCGTCATAATCGCCGTAGCGATTGGCGGGGAGCTTCTTGTAGCTGTCTTCGAAATTGTGCACCGCGAGGCCGATTTGCCGGAGATGATTCTGGCATTTGGTTCGCCGCGCGGCTTCGCGAGCCGACTGCACGGCCGGCAGCATGAGCGCGACGAGCACGCCGATGATGGCGATGACCACGAGCAGTTCGACGAGTGTGAAACCGCGCGAGAGGTTCTTCATCTCTTCCTCCTACTTCACTAACTGCAGGTCATACTCACCTGCCGCGGGCGTGGGTTTGACTTCGAACGAGAAGGGCGATGTGCCAACATTGTTATAGCGCACGGGAATGATCGACCTCGGCAAACCGGGACTGACTTTGCCGGTGTCAACGAGCGGTTCGGTAGCGAACACGACGACGCTGTACCAGCCCGGCGGAGCGCCCGGTTGATTGGCAGTGTAGATGCGGTATTCGCCCCGCTCGTTGATGAGGCCAGTCGGTTGATGCTGGGTTTCGTTGTCGCGAACGGCGCGCAGCGAGACCGTGCCGGTGGTCAGCGGCGCACCGCCGTAACTCACCTGCCCGCGAACTTCATGAAGCACTGGACCCGACTGGCCGCAACCCGAGAGAAGGAAGATCGCAGCGCAAGGCCAAGCCCATCGAATCAACGAGAGCACACGCACTCTCCTGGGAATGACGAGGCCCTTATTGGAACAGGCAAAACGCGATTTCGCTAGTGCGAAAAGGTTACCTCAGGGCATCGGCTCGCTTTACCATCCGCAGCTCATTCCCGGCCGAGTTGTAAGTCACTTCATCCATGAAGGCTTGCATGAGCACGTGGCCACGCTTGGAAGATTGGCCGAGGGTGGCGGTTTCGCGCGCGGCGGCCAGCGGCGCTTGCCAGGCAAAGCCGGGGCCTTCGTCGCGGATAACGATCTCTACGTGCTCGGCCAGCACGATGACTTCCACATCCACACCGCGCGATGAGTAGGGGGACTGTTGAGCGCGGGCAGTGACTTTGGCGGCGAGTTCACCGTCGGACCGAACGGCCCGCGAATCGGGAATCTCGGCCGTGGTGAGTTCCAGGTTGCCGCGGATGACGGCGTTTTGTAGCCCTTCGCGAATGGCAGCGCCGATGCGAAAGCGGCCGGTGGGATCGGTGAGGGCCATGCCGCTGACCATCTGTTGCACGAGATCGACGAGAGGATCGATCAGCGCCAGATCGTTCTCGAGTTTGAAGCGAAACTCGCAGCGGCGGAGGCAGGTGATGAGTCGTTCGTAAGTCTTGTCGCCCCGCGTGAGCGAGAGCGTTTCATTCACGGCATCGAGCAAACGTTCGGCAAGCAACGACTTCGGCACGTAGCCGGCAGCACCGTGATGGAGCGCTTCGGCAGCGAGCGATTCGCGACCTTGCCCCGTAACGAGAATCACCGGCACACCGGGATAATCTAGACGGACGGCAGCCACGAGTTCGAGGCCGCTCCGTTGCGGCATGTGCAGATCAGTCACGATGAGATCGGGGATCTGTTCGCGAAGCGCGAGGAGCGCAGCACCGACATCTTCGGCAAACGCGATTTCGTGCGCGGAGTTGCGCTGCAGCAATCCGCCGATCAGGCGGCGATCGACGGCCGAGTCATCGACCACCAGAATTTTGGTCATGGCAGGTTGCCTCGCATCGCGAGTGCAGCGCATTAAGGAGGGAATTCGTTGACCCTAAGTATCTGTTCGGCAAGCGGCCACCGCCACCGCCGTATTCAAGATTGCCGAAACCCGCCGCGCCGAGTCTTAGCGAGTGCTCAGCTCAATCACGCGTTCGGCCACGATGTGTGGCTTGTTAAGCTTTTCAACCATGCCTCGCTTCCCATAAATGCCGACTGGTTTGTTCTCGTAGCGGCGGAGATTCATGCCCGGGCCGGGCGTGACGAAGGCGATTGGCTTTCCTTCGGAGTCGACCAGGGCATAATTCGCGGAGACCCGCAAGTCGCGATCGAGAATCGGCTGCAGCAGCCCCACGCCGTCGTAGCGAGCATCGGCAGCCGAAGCGGTTCCGCTCTTCGAGCGTGCCGCCAAGATCGGATCGTTCGGCAGATCGAAGGCTTCTTCGAATTTACGGATCTTTTCGAGCAGCAGGCGGGCTTGGCCGCGTTCGGTCGGTGAGTTCCCTTCGTCGACGATTCGCTGGACCTTGTTGCGGATCGATTCGAGGTTCCACGTTTCGCGGGGCTGCGAGATGCGGGAAGAAAGTTCGAGGTCGAGGGCTTTGAGTTTCTCTGTCGCGTTCAAGGCATCGAAACCAGGGCCGTCGTTGCGAATCGCCGGGGCGGGTTTCAAGCCGCTCGACTGACTCGTCGGCTGCGTGCTCGTGGTGGACTGCGCGGGGAGATCTTGAAAGTTGGTCGAGCGCGGCGAACCGTGAATGCTGTTCTGCATTTGCTCGCGACTGGCCATCCGCAGGTCGCTGGAAGGGGCCGGCACCCCGGCGGTGTTCTCGATCGGCCGTGGTTTGCGTTTGACAAATCCATCGGGCGAGGCTGTGTAGTCGCGGGCCACGTTCACCGGTTGTTGATGCTCAACTAGTCGCACATCGCTGTCGACCTTGCCATTCAAATCGCTGAGCACCATCGCCGGTTGCGTGGGCTTCTCGCGACGGGCCGCATTGAGCGAAGCCAGCGCGTTCATCGATTCCTTCATCCGGTTCACACCGGTGCCAACGGCGACTTGCACTTCGCGATATTCGCGCGGTGGAGTCTTTTCTTTGGCAACAGCCAGGTCTGCTTCACGTGGCGGCGACTTCGAAATCTGGTTGATGTGGATGTAGCGAAACTCACCTGCCGGCGGTGCGATCTTCAGCCAGGTTTCTGGGCCCTGGGCGGTCTTCACTGTCTTTTCGCCGACCACTTCGACGAGTTCGCCCGGGCGGAGTTTCACCTGATAATCGAAATTGCGAACGGCCGAATCGATCGAATGAATGTACGCCGGCACCGCGATCAGTACGCGATAAATGCCTTGGTCGTTGGTTTCTTCAACCGCATCGGCCACGATCCAGCTGTAACTATCTTCGGGCGGCCGGATCGCGAGCCAACCAGTTGCTTCGCGTCGATAGACCTGCACTTCATCGCCGGCGTAGAGCCGATGCGTCGCGTAGTTGCGCGTCGAGGGGCCGCTGACGACGTTGACTTCGTCGACCGCCACATAAGCGGTATACGGATATTGGTCGGCCGCCACTGCCATAGCGGGCAGCGTGAACAACAAGGCAGCGATAAGTACGCGATGAACCATAGCGAAGGCTCGCACAAAACGACGATGGCAACGGCCTGAAGCCGGTTTCATCGGGGCTTGTAGCGAAACAACGCAAAACGGGCAAGTTCAGCTAGACCGAGCTAGCAACTCGACCTAGCTAAGCCGAACGACGGAGCGGCATCGCCAAGCGAGGCGCGATCACCAGCGCCACTGGTTGTTCATCGGTCGTGATTACCTGGCGTCCGACGCGGCGGTCGAGGTTGACGACGATCGGGGCTTTGAGATTCACGGTCAGCGACGGGCCGTCCTGGCTGACGATCGTGAGCAGGTACGCCTGGTCGAACTGTGTTAGTTCGAGCGGCAGCAGTTGATTGCGAGCGACACGCACCTGATAGCCAGGGACGAACCGCCGCGGGCTGACCACAGGCAATGCAACCTCGGGCCGCGACACGCTTTGCAGCCAGCCAAGTGAATCGTTGTCGGCATCGCTGAGTAGCACCCAGTGACGGCAATCCTCAAACGCAATCAATCCATGCGGAAAGAGGATGATGTCGTCGGCCTCGATCCGCACTGCTCCGAAGCGAGAAGTATCGATTTGCATGACGGCCACGCGTTCGCAAGAGATCTGGCTGAGAAGAGCTATCGAATCAGTGATATCACGGCCAGCAGGAAGGCGAGGCATCACAGTTCCTATCATCGGCACAGTGCTACCGGTGAAATGCACTGCAACCTGCGAAATTCCAAATTCCGCCAAAATTCCAGGCCAGACGGTTCCCCACAATTGCCCCCCGCAAAACATTGCCCCGATCAAACTGGATTGATACGATTAAGGTGCCGAAGCAACCACTGCTGCGGTCCTACCGTCCAATTGCCCGCCGCATGCCGCTACGAGGGAACCCGCCATGCTGACCATTTTAGGTACTGCTGATCGAGGCGCAAAAACCTGCGATCGTCAAAGCCGCCGCGACTTTCTGAAGATCGGCGGTATGGTGATGGGCGGCTTGTCGTTGCCTCAACTGCTGGCAGCCGAAGCACAAGCGGGAATCGGCCGCAGCCACAAAGCTATTATCAACGTCTTTCTGCCAGGTGGGCCGCCGCATCAAGATATGTGGGATCTGAAGCCCGACGCCCCGAGCGAAATTCGCGGCGAGTTTCAGCCCATTAGCACCAAGGTCCCCGGCATCGAGATCGGCGAGATCTTTCCGAAGATCGCCGCCATTGCCGACAAGTGCATCTTCGTTCGCTCGGTGATCGGCGCCACCGGTGGCCACGACGCTTATCAATGCATGACAGGAAGGCCGCTCAATCCGGCACCGGCGGGAGGTTGGCCGGCGGCAGGCGCATGGATCAGCAAGCTCAAAGGGCCGGTGAATCAGAGCATTCCGCCGCACCTCAGCATGTGTTACAAGACTGATCACGGGCCCTGGGGCTACGACGGCGACGGCGGTTTCCTCGGCATCGCCCACACACCGTTCAAACTGGTCGGCGGCCGTGAAGAAACGAGCAAAACCGACAATATGGTCCTCAAGGGGATCACGCTCGATCGTCTGCAAGATCGCAATAATTTGCTCGCCTCGATTGATCATCTGAAACGCGATCTCGACACCAGCGGCAAGATGGCCGGGCTCGATACCTTCACGTCGCAAGCTGTCGGCATTCTCACTTCCTCGGCGCTCGCCGATGCGCTCGATATCACGAAAGAGTCGCCCGAAACCATCGAGAAGTATGGAGCTGGCGATAAGAAGTTCCGCGACGACGGTGCGCCGAAGCTGACCGAGAACTTCCTGATCGCACGGCGACTCGTCGAAGCCGGCGCGCGGGTTGTTTCGCTCAACTTCAGCCGCTGGGATCACCACGGACAGAATTTTCAAGCCATCAAGCAAGACGGCCCACTGCTCGATCGCGCCACGGCTGCCTTGATCACCGATTTGCACGAGCGCGGTCTAGATAAAGATGTCTCGGTCGTCGTCTGGGGCGAATTCGGCCGCACGCCGAAGATCAACCCACAAGCCGGACGCGACCACTGGCCACAAGTCAGCTGCGCCTTATTAGCGGGCGGCGGCATGCGAACCGGTCAAGTCATCGGCGCCACGAATCGTCTCGGCGAACACGCCACCGAACGGCCCGTGTCGTTCCAAGAAGTGTGGGCCACGCTCTATCAGAATTTGGGCCTCAACCTACGATCGGTTCGCGAGTTCGATCTGCGCGGCCGGCCGCAGTATCTGGTCGATCAGGGCGTCGAGCCCATGAAAGAAGTCGTTTAGCTGTCACAGCGCATCGATTGCCTGGTACTGAGTTAGTAGAATTAGCGCTAACTTCGTCCGAGGGCTTCTTCATGCGTTGCCGACACATCTGCAGCTTGTTGATCGCGCTGGCATTTCTCACGATGTCGCTGCGCCCCACGCGAGCTCAAGAAGAGCTTGATGCGGAGACCTACAACAGCATTCTCAGGGCCGTGCAAGTCGCCAACGACAACGGCCGCTATAAGGAAGCCGAGCGCTACGCGCGTCAAATCAAGGCCAACGACGAGCGGTATGACCCGCAGAATTTTATCTGGAGGCTCCTGCTCGGCCTGTCAATCAAGAATCAAAGCCGCTTCGAAGAAAGCAGGCCGCTGCTGGAATCGTACGTAGAGCTGTGCAAAAAGACGTACGGCGATGAGATCCGCACGGTAGAAGGCCTGACGACGCTCGGCGGCTTGTATGTGGAATTGGACTTGCTCGACAAGGCCACGGCGGTGCTGGAAGAAGGGTTGAAGATGGGCGTGCGCACGCTCGGCCCCGACGACGATCTGACACTCGCTGCGCAGGGCAACCTGGCACTCGTGTATCAGAGCAGCGGTGACTGGACGCGCGCGGTGCCGATGTATCGCGACATCATAAACCGGCAGCATCGGCTCAACCGGCGGGAGCTGATGCGATTGAATCCAATCTGCAATTTGGTGTTGCTGTATCAATCTCAAGGACGCTTTGACCTGGCCGAATCGCTGACCCACTACGGCCTGGGACTCGCCAAATCGTTTGGCTTGCCCACCAAGCATCCGAAGGTCATCACGCTGCTTGAACGCTTGGCCTTGAGTTACCAAAAACAGCATCGCCTGACCGAAGCCTTGTCGATACTGAAGCAGGCGCTGCAAGCCGCCGAAGGGACACTGGACGCCAACTCTGCCGAGATCGGCTCGCTGTGCCACAACCTCTCCGCGTGCTACTCGGAACTTGGTGACCGCGAAAAGTCGAGACCATTCAGTGAGCGGTCGATCGCAATCCACATTGCCGTATTCGGCGCCGACCATCCGCGGCTGTGTGCTCAGTACGGCGCGCTGGGATGGGACCTGATCAATGACGAAAAATATGCCGAAGCCGAAACGGTGCTGCGGCGCGGCTTGGAAATCGCCGACCGCGTGACCGGCGTGAACGCGGAAGCTTCGAGTGCGTTGCGAACGATACTGGGGAACGCTCTCTTTCTGCAAGGAAAGCTCGACGACGCGGACAAGCTGTTGCAGCAGGCCGTACGGGACTTGGAAGCCCTCGGCAGCGATCAGAATCGGCGTCATGATGCGCTGCGTTTGCAAGCTCAAGTGCAGCACGAGCGCGGCGACAAACCTGGCGCTATCCGGCTGCTGCAAAAGGCGATTGAAGTGGCCGATGCGTCGCGAGTGTCAACGAGCGGCGGCGAATTTGAGCGGGCCTCGTACTATTCCAAGTTCAACTATTCCCACGAACTGCTCGCCGCCTGGCAAGCCGAGCTCGGCGAAACCGCGGCCGTCTTTGCCGCATTCGAACAGGCTCGCGCCAGGACCTTTCTGGAATCGATGAATCAAGCGGGAATCGATCTGTGGGCAGGCCTCTCGGTGGAAGCAAAAGCCCGCGGCCAAGAGCAACAAATCAAGCTGACCAGCCGAGTTTCGCAGCTGAATACGCAGTGGCTGGAGCTTCCTGTGCCCAGCCCACGCGAAGATGCTGCCGTGGACCAGCAGCGCCGGCAACTCGCGCGTGATTTACTGATCGCGAAGGATTCGCTCTATGAATTCGAACGCAATCTGCGGAACTCCAGCCAGGCCTATCGTCAACTCATCGCCACGCAACCCAAGGTGTTCGAACTGTCCGCAGTGCAGCAACGTCTGGTGGGTGAGAAGACGCTGCTGCTGAGTTACTTTGTCGGTTACTACAACAGCTATCTGCTGGCGATTTCGCCGACATCCGCCCAGTTGCACGAGTTAGTGGTCTCTGAGCGAGATGCAGCGACTCTCGGGCTGATTGCTGGACCGCTGACACGGGAAGATCTGCAAAAAGTTTTGCTCGGCGACGGGAAAACGGGCGTGCTGCAACGCCTAGCAAGCAAAGAGCCGCTGGGCGATGCCGAGGCCAAATTGCACGGGCTGTGGAATGCGTTGCTGCCGGAACAGCTGCGCGGCGAAGTTACCGGCGGTAAGCTCGAGAAGCTGATCGTTGTTCCGGATGGCCCGCTGTCGCTCCTACCGCTGGAAGCGTTGATTGTCGAACGCTCGCCCACGGTCTATTTGCTCGATGTCGCACCGCCGATCGAGTACACGCCCTCCGCAGCTGTCCTCATGACATTAACCGAACGCCCGGCAGTTGCCACCCAGAAGGAGCCAGTGCTCACGCTCGGCAATCCACTCTACAACCGCGGCGATAAGACGCGCAGCACGCACACGCCGCTGCCATTCACTGGCACGGAATCGCGCTGGGTGGCCGAAACATACCGCAAAGCCAACGCGCCAGCGGTGCAGTTCCAGGGAGCAACGGCTACTGAAGCCAACATCCGTGCAAACATTTCCGGCCGTGAGATTATCCACTTGGCCTGTCATGGGTCGAGTGACAATACGTACGGCAATTTCTTCGGCTCGCTGTCGGTGGCTCCCGGCCAGAAAGTTGGCGATCCTCAGGACGATGGCGAGCTGACTTTGGCGGAGATTAACTCGCTCGATTTGAAGGGATGCGAGCTAGCAATCTTGAGTGCTTGCTTAACCAACCACGGCCCCCAGCAACAAGGCGAAGGCGTGTGGGCCCTGTCGCGCGGGTTTCTGGTCGCGGGTGCTCGGCGAGTGGTGGCCAGCGATTGGATCGTTGACGATGCCGCAGCCGGCAGCCTGATCAGTATCTTTTGCAGTCGCCTAGCGCAGGATCGGCAAGCAAAAAAGACAGCCGACTATTCCCAGGCGCTCCGCGACGCCAAGCGCTGGACACGCAATCAAGAGAAGTGGCAGCAACCGTATTACTGGGCGCCGTTCGTGTTCGTGGGACCGAAGTAGCTTCCCAACGAATTCTTACCGGTGAGGCTTGTTGCGTGACAATGGATTGCCATTGGCGATCTCTAAGACAGGCGATCTCCATTACTCTGCGCTCCGCGAGCGAGAAGAGTTTGCTTGTGAATGCTCAGCAGCACAGCGACGCTAGCTCTCCATTTCGACGAACCACGTAGTTCACACAATCTGGGCTATTCTCGGCCCAACTGCCTTCGAAGATTCCCACACGAATTTTCCATTTAGTCAAAGTTTGACGATTACGTCGTCGATAACAACCGCAACGATCCCCACAGTTGGGCGTGCGCGTTGCGCTCGTCTGATCAGGGCGTCGCTCAGGGGGGCCTGAGTACATCAATTTTGCCAGCACGTGCGATCGCGCGCTGCTGTCACGGCCTACTTGAACGGACGCACTGCTGGCACCTGCCGGCAGCAACAACTGAGGAATGGGGACGCGATGACCCGCCGCATTCAAACCTGGCAGACTCGATACGGGCGTTGGTTGCTCGTGGCTGTGATGAGCCTCGCTGGCTGTCA is drawn from Anatilimnocola floriformis and contains these coding sequences:
- a CDS encoding DUF1501 domain-containing protein, with translation MLTILGTADRGAKTCDRQSRRDFLKIGGMVMGGLSLPQLLAAEAQAGIGRSHKAIINVFLPGGPPHQDMWDLKPDAPSEIRGEFQPISTKVPGIEIGEIFPKIAAIADKCIFVRSVIGATGGHDAYQCMTGRPLNPAPAGGWPAAGAWISKLKGPVNQSIPPHLSMCYKTDHGPWGYDGDGGFLGIAHTPFKLVGGREETSKTDNMVLKGITLDRLQDRNNLLASIDHLKRDLDTSGKMAGLDTFTSQAVGILTSSALADALDITKESPETIEKYGAGDKKFRDDGAPKLTENFLIARRLVEAGARVVSLNFSRWDHHGQNFQAIKQDGPLLDRATAALITDLHERGLDKDVSVVVWGEFGRTPKINPQAGRDHWPQVSCALLAGGGMRTGQVIGATNRLGEHATERPVSFQEVWATLYQNLGLNLRSVREFDLRGRPQYLVDQGVEPMKEVV
- a CDS encoding DUF1559 family PulG-like putative transporter; translated protein: MKNLSRGFTLVELLVVIAIIGVLVALMLPAVQSAREAARRTKCQNHLRQIGLAVHNFEDSYKKLPANRYGDYDDSTAFGGPYENSKSWSWLSAILPFLEQSNLANQGDIPNQQLNQTTVLDSSIAVFHCPSDDIARIKTFFEKTRYLRGLKTGLTNYKGVQGANFCWGDWANGSSIGGDCEPWWKGDGVLYPMDWQLPKGLAAIKDGTSMTMLAGEDVWHETRATNSSPGYGLGYSWGHPVEANATAALPPNAKRPDGTPYAADDWTGHNGFRSKHPGGVQFVYCDGSVRFLQDSVALGLYRAQATIDGGEAAQ
- a CDS encoding SH3 domain-containing protein, yielding MVHRVLIAALLFTLPAMAVAADQYPYTAYVAVDEVNVVSGPSTRNYATHRLYAGDEVQVYRREATGWLAIRPPEDSYSWIVADAVEETNDQGIYRVLIAVPAYIHSIDSAVRNFDYQVKLRPGELVEVVGEKTVKTAQGPETWLKIAPPAGEFRYIHINQISKSPPREADLAVAKEKTPPREYREVQVAVGTGVNRMKESMNALASLNAARREKPTQPAMVLSDLNGKVDSDVRLVEHQQPVNVARDYTASPDGFVKRKPRPIENTAGVPAPSSDLRMASREQMQNSIHGSPRSTNFQDLPAQSTTSTQPTSQSSGLKPAPAIRNDGPGFDALNATEKLKALDLELSSRISQPRETWNLESIRNKVQRIVDEGNSPTERGQARLLLEKIRKFEEAFDLPNDPILAARSKSGTASAADARYDGVGLLQPILDRDLRVSANYALVDSEGKPIAFVTPGPGMNLRRYENKPVGIYGKRGMVEKLNKPHIVAERVIELSTR
- the fliW gene encoding flagellar assembly protein FliW — translated: MPRLPAGRDITDSIALLSQISCERVAVMQIDTSRFGAVRIEADDIILFPHGLIAFEDCRHWVLLSDADNDSLGWLQSVSRPEVALPVVSPRRFVPGYQVRVARNQLLPLELTQFDQAYLLTIVSQDGPSLTVNLKAPIVVNLDRRVGRQVITTDEQPVALVIAPRLAMPLRRSA
- a CDS encoding radical SAM/SPASM domain-containing protein, translated to MYFRMAWRLLRETDKRLLWKLAWNFGAKGVWSVQKHKARLKRGEFFPPFLYVSVINSCNLRCQGCWVDVAAKQSKIEVAAMDRLIREAKAMGNSFFGILGGEPFMHPEVLQIFKNHPDCYFQVFTNGHFITDEVARELRRCGNVTPLISVEGNEIVSDERRGRDHVYSQTMQGLQNCLKHKVMAGVCTSLCQTNFDLLSEKWLDRLIEMGVMYTWFHIYRPVGPDAKPELSLTPEQQLQCRKFVVEMRAKKPIVIVDAYYDGEGRALCPAATGFTHHISPWGDIEPCPIIQFAKESIYDERPLKQVFQESEFLRDFRHTAAEHTRGCLVLERPDLLEQLAQRHGARDTTARHAAVKELQSMDLRPSQYNPGAEVPEKSWAYRLAKYFFFNDYGTYGKHFDEKKWIDVRQETPPARPQPKLVQIGE
- a CDS encoding response regulator, which translates into the protein MTKILVVDDSAVDRRLIGGLLQRNSAHEIAFAEDVGAALLALREQIPDLIVTDLHMPQRSGLELVAAVRLDYPGVPVILVTGQGRESLAAEALHHGAAGYVPKSLLAERLLDAVNETLSLTRGDKTYERLITCLRRCEFRFKLENDLALIDPLVDLVQQMVSGMALTDPTGRFRIGAAIREGLQNAVIRGNLELTTAEIPDSRAVRSDGELAAKVTARAQQSPYSSRGVDVEVIVLAEHVEIVIRDEGPGFAWQAPLAAARETATLGQSSKRGHVLMQAFMDEVTYNSAGNELRMVKRADALR